In Erpetoichthys calabaricus chromosome 11, fErpCal1.3, whole genome shotgun sequence, the DNA window ATGAAGCATTTTAGAATAACCAACCCAAATTTGAGTGAAAACCAGTTCTGAAACCATAACACTCAGATTATGTGTAGCTGCAGGATTGTAACCATTAAATCACAGTATTTATACAGATAATATAGATTATAAAAACTATTTGAAACTGTATTTAACTACCCAGGCCCTTCCAAGTCTGATTTAACAAACTAGCCAGCACTGCTGAAAATAGATCTGTATTAAACTTCTGCATTATTACTGCATGTGCTCAATGCTGCGGACCCCACTGAAAAAGCATAAAACAAGGATATTTTCTATGCATAAGTTTATTGTAATTAGCAAATCATTTGTCTAAACTATGATGACAATGCTGTTAAGAATAATGACTTACCTATCAGCTCCAGCACAGGATAACATTTTGTTGATGCGGATGACATGGAAAGGATGAAGTCTGACTCTGATGTGGAAACCATCCTTGCCACAAGTCTTTACCATGTACTTGTTGGCACAGATGCGAGCAGCTTCAAGAGCTGCAAGACAGAGTAACAAAGTATGTTACATTAAACCATAGCAGGCATAAAATCTTTAACATACACAATCAGCAACAATTCAAAGGGAGTACTGGAACTAGAAAGTGTTTCCCTGTAAttcaatatttaacatttttccactgtgtccaggCAGCTAATCCACCTACATAAAAATGTGTCTATTCAGTTGCTAtgcttctgtcattccaacagatgctgcatcacgaacactgtttttattaataacataccaaaatggcatataaccgaTGTACAGGTTGCATGGTgcctgcaaatgttaacgctaaAGTCTCTGGTTTACTCAGATTTCAACCCACCTTAAACaaatagcacagctagtataaatTTAAAGCTAAAAGTTAACAGTTCTCATTCCAAGCAAACATGCTTCCAGTAATTCATTTTTCAAGTATCTCAATGGTCCCTTAAAGCACTAGGCACTACACAGCCAAGCACATACACAACCAATGACTTTTACTGTCTGCAGCCTTTGCACACCACCACTGGATTAACACTCAGTATGGTCGGCTTAATAAACTGCAGGAGTACAGATGACAAGTATCATTGTGCATTTGAGTTAATACTTGCCTTAAACAAGTTTTAAGAGATTTAAACCAAATTTGAAAGttttagaaaataaacataagccacaaccatataaaatgtataacttCAAGATACCTCTGCCAATATATGTCCATGCAATGTAaatttttgttgaaatgttttgatattggtttacatagttttatataaaatttgGTAAAATCTAAAAACATGGCTCGTACCCTCAGATGAAAGCTGCTCATACTCATCAGATACCATGTGACCACAAAGGGGGAACTCATCTACCTTAGCCTTCTTCCTACCCAAGTCGAAGATTCGGATCTTTGGGTCTGAAATTCAAGGTATGTGATTAACATTAACTTGAATGTTTAAACTTGAGCTTTATAAAATAACTGACAAAATATAAATCAATTTCAGTTTAATTATGATGTTCTTTGTAACATGCCAccaaagaacacattttaaatcTAAGGATCTGGCATTCACAGATATTTAACAGATGCTGAGACAAAGCAAATCTCTGAAAACAGTCAAAATTACCACACagaaaaattatatattacaaCTATTGATATCAAAttccatttaaaatataatagaatAAGAGTGTTTAACTACAGAAATAAACACTGTAATGATCTTCTTACCAGGCACACCCCGACAGAATCGAGACTTCGGGTATGGCTTGTTTTTACAGTATCTGTAACTGCAGAACAAAGACAAACTCATTAAAACGAAATGCGTAACAGTATGAAGATCAAAACAAACTATTACTCCAAACATTAGAACAAGAATtggtgatacacacacacacaaaaagataaAACTAAATTTAGCAGCCTACAATATGCAAGTAAACTTTCCTTTAAATATTAGTATATCAACCATGAGATACATCCATGTGTGAACTTGAACCCACTGAAACTAAAAATGAAGGGAAATTTCTATAAAATGTCTCTCTTGGCAATTCTGTTCACTTTAAGAGATGTCCTTTTGAAATAATCTATTACACTATGGCCTTAAAAGTTACTGCCCAAAACAAACTGGCCACAAAATCTGGTGGTGGTTATTTTGGGCGATTAACAACTATAAAATTTTTTGACATCTCTTATAAACATCCACGTCAACGTGAGCACGACTACAAAGTATTTCACATTATAGTACACTACTACAGGTAAGATGCCATTGTTTCCATTGTTTAATTTGGAAAAGTGTGGATAAAGTATGCTTTGTACCATTAAATTAGCATAACTCCATTATCAATTGCAATAATATATGCCTATATGGACTTTAAAAGTTCCATATGTGAACTGTCAGGAGAACACATTCGCGGATAAAGATTTATATTCGCTAAATCAAATTCACCTCAATTcggtttatttttgcatagcgtACTAAGAAAACTCAAGATTACACTGGCCAATCCGATCAACATGACGCCAGGTAATTTGGAGATTATGAACTACTGCTTAATTTATCTACGACACAAAACGTTTCGGTCAAATTTTGCCAAAGTTACAAAGATGCCAAAGAAACCAAACTGTAGTAGACGTACAAAATTCTTAAAACTTGTACGATTACAAACGACACACAACCCGATATTAAAACGTGTGCTGGCAAATACCGTTAAGcattattaaaattgttaaaagaaactcttcaaaaatgtttttggaagtGAAGGCTTCTGGAGACAGCAGGCCTTATAGCAGCTGAGCGCACATGGCCGGCCTCTGCTGCCATTTCCAAGCGCCGGAGCACTGTCGCCTTCACGGCCCCAATTTTGAACTCACCAGCGGGCTGGTCGTCGGCCCATGGCTgcaatctgcaacacaataaaaggGAGATGTTATTCGCCACCCGTGCCACTATTTCAAAAGCTTCTCTGTATAAAAAAAACCACTTTATTAACGTTTTATTTCACACAGTCTTACACACCACCACCCTTCACTTACTTAATGGAGGAAAAGAGGGAGGAGCCACACGGCGACGTCACTTCAACAAGCGGGCTCTCCAGGCGGAACTCCCCGTTTTACTTAGTTAAATCATTTTAACTtccatttttatacatttctttgtgAGTAAAGACTTTTAcataaaattaatgttaaaaatatttgtaattacttAAACCTATGTCCTTGACCGATTTCCTTCCGGATGCCGGTAACCGTTCCCTGTGAaagctgggatttgtagtccttGACGTAGTCAGTTTCTATTTCTACCATAGAGCCGGCTGTGCTTTTAACGATAAGCTGCAGTAATACTGCCACGTGTACAAagcacagtgaaatttttacttatatctgtgattaaaatgaaaaatttttcGATAAACAAGAGcatattaaaacacaaaacttaATTTCAATCAATACAAAGCACACAATGGCTTACCTGATGTACCTCTTACTCCCGTTTGTgtatgctgtgaagtaaataagaGCAGGACAAATTTTTCTAGtgtaatgtaacatacatattaaatgattattatttagGATAAGCCACCAAAGACACATTCATTAAAAAGAATAAGGTATGGGTGTGGGCCTGGGTGTTATATAGAAAAGGGACTCTGGCAATGTGCCACCCTGCTGTATGCATGCAAGGAGACATTGCAGTAAATTAAATTTTCTCCCTGGAAAATGTCCATACATACAGAGGTGGTGCACCTTGCTGAAAGGTGCTCTCAGtaggtatacagtatttattattggCGAATATCAGACCAAACCTCAGAAGCTGTTTGCAAGATGTACTTTCTGTTGCACTTtatgaaaaacaaagagaaatattAAAAGGGAAAGTTTACAGAGAAAAAACAGGATCTTTTATACTacaaacatcatcatcatcatcatttttaaatgatcattatCACTCCACTATTTATGATGAAGGTCACAATAGCAACACATTGAGCTGGACTGACCAGGCCACCCTATCCTTAACAAGATCTTCTAGCTTTTCCTGAGGAACACAAAATGCTCCTAGACCAGCTAAGAGATATAACTCTTCTAGCATATCTTCTTTCAGTGGACCAGCCATTCCTTGAATGTCTTTAGTGGGAGGTGTCAGGGGGACATTTGTCCAAACCACATGAAGAGGCTCCTCTCAATTCAGATAGGCACTTGCAAAGAAACCTTCCTCTAAATTTTAGTATATCGACCATGGGATACATCCATGTGTGAACTTGAACCCACTTTAACCCAATATTGCTGAGCTCCTCATCCTATCAAGGAAAGAGAACAAACTAATCCTATACAAGAAACTATTTTCAACTGCTTGTATTCATACTCTCATTCTATCATTCTATACCCAGAAGTTGTGACCACAGGTTAGAATGGAGATGTAGACTGACTTGTAGAAAGAAACCTTCATCTGAGAATATAGTATCACCATGATCTGCTACAGCATCTGCAAAAATGCCACCGTTGCACTAATTCTTTGGTCAGTGTCACAAGCACTTAACATGCTAAAACAAAGCCCTTtacctgaagggaacacaataTACTTTTCCAAAAGAATATGTGACCTTACATttggaggtgctgactctcatcccaaCTAAATCACAGTCAGTTGCAAACCATTCCAGTACGCAGCAGAGGTCGTAGTCTGTTGATGCCAAGAAGACAGCATTAACTGCAGACATTGaaaacattactttggttttcaaATGAGATACTTTTCCATATTGGGGTGATTTGACATGCTTTCTGTGAAATCATAAATAGGACAGGAGACAACAGGCAACTTTAGCACGGTCCATTGTTCACAATTAACAAACTCAACTTAATGCCAAGTGTGGAAACACAACTTTTTTTTACCACAAATACAGGTTCATAGCAGTGGTCCAGGAACACCATACAATAAAAGTACCTCAAACATACACactacacacagacagcaaccaTGCTGGGATTTGTATTCATGAGGCAACAGAGCTAACAATTGCACCTCTTTGCTGTCCTTTAACGTTTTACAGTAATCACTCATTTGTTTTATGCCAATGTACTGTAATTCGAAACTTAACTGAATCATGTTTTAGCTTACCTCGGTTTTTAACCATGCACTGGGGAGCTCACTAAATCTACAATGCTTGATGTACAAAGATCCTGAGTTCAGAGAAGAAGGCTACTAACCTCAGTATTCTCCAGATGCAGATTAAATAAGTTATATCAGGTTGGGGATGGGCaatttggctgcaggttttcattctaaccattttcttatttcctttgtcttaattttaatcgacttgctatttaagacacaGACcccttgtatttttgttatttaattagcagccaaacgtAACGAGATACAagatgagccaacacatgaccagcctTCCTGTatctatcatacaatatctgaaaataaaaaaaggtgaaggtctcagtaatgttgatctgctctggTCCTCAAAACAGagttttgacagtgttcttagaaaaaagaaaatcaatagttttggaaatgtttacTGGGGCAGAATAACAGCACCAATGAGTAatggacatactgtaaataatgggtttaattaacaatgagaactggtttctaattaagatactagttggagtgaaattggttggtgtTTGAGGTCTTGACTTAGCTGTTGGCTCatgtcacatctcatttttgtttgcctaccatttaaaggaaaaagaagcaattcagagggctgagtcttaaaaacaaagtcattaaaatgaagggaatgtCAATTCTACCAGAAGAAATTGGTCATGGATTAAAAAATGGTCAGGAATTAAAGCCTGCAACCACAGtagccctccaggatctgagttgGACAACCCTGAGGTACAGAGTCATGGGAGCCAAAGACTATTCTTTCGCCAAGTCCAGCCACTGTGCCATCTCACCACCGAGTACGTCGATGGCCTGatgcacacactcacattcaTGTCTCCAGGCCACGGTTTAGGGCTGAGAGGAATATCCACACAAACATGGGCAGATCATACAAGCTCTACACATTTGAACCCATCCCCCAGGAGCTATGAGTCAGCACTGCTTGTTACAGGATCACTAAATTTACACTAGAGCTCAGGTAATTACAGACCACTGAGATTTCGTTCAGGATATTATCCATCTTCAGTCTGAAAGATTCcactattaattttaatatttaatttaatgtgatTTTCTGCATTTGAATGCACCTGTGGAAAGGAAACAAGAACAGTGCCATTTTTGGCACTCTGAAGACCATGATATCATGTGACCTTTATTTCAAGCGCTTTATACACTCTTTAAGGGAAATGAACGGTAACCACAAAcctaaccaaaaacaaaacaagcgcTGACACCATTTCAAGAGCAGGAGGCGGGGAGGCAATACACAACCTTGATCCTGGCAAATAAGATTACTGGCACGTCCTGGTTACATGGAGCATGGGACAACCCACCCTGTGAAGTGGTGGTCCAAATGAAATCAGAGTTCTAGTGGACTACAGTTCATGCTACAGCTCTTTCAAGCTCACCTGTCTTTGTCAGCAGACTTCCTGTGTAGAATTTCCTGCCACTTGGACGCTGTTCTTTCAAGACGTTTGTTATTTCAGCTGTCTCCATTTTAAGCAACTCTGATTGCATCCAAAGCAGGTAATTTCttttaagcattaaaaaaaaagataaaatgcatGCTAGAAACGGTTTATTGAGAAGATGGTCTTTTTGAAAGGTGACATCATGATTGGTTTTGTTCAAGTTTGCATTCTTTGAAGTCTGCAAGTGTAGATGATGTTATAAGATAAACATTAGTAGAAGATGTTGTCATAAGCCAGTCTGACCGGCCATTTTCCTGtgctgatttagatttctctacAGATACAGTCCTCTGCTAGAGTCAAGAAGTAAATATTCATGTACAGTACTTCAGATCACATCATACCAGCGGGGGTCCAATGAGGTGGTACCCTTTGTCATTTGAGGTGATTTGTCTTGCTTGTCTGCAAGCTTCATAGCCTTATCCTCTTGGTGACCATATGGGACTGTCATGAATTTAAGCTGTGCATTCTGGTGTTTAGAAATATTAGAAGAAAATGCCAGAATAGTTTACATATCccaaatgtacagtacatcatgACCTCTTAAAGATAAACctgttttttctctgaattccCAACATCATTGCAGATCACGTAAGCGGACGTTCCTTAAATGCAGTACTTCTAGGTGCTATCCTGCATTCCACAGCATTCCACCACATCATGGAGTGACATTTAAAGAATCTGCAACAAACCATTTTTGTCACCGATACATCAATTATTCAAACATAAACAGACATCTAGAGAAGATACAGGATGTCTTGGCTGTGAGTCTTCTAGAAAGGGGAGGAGGGAGAAATTAAAGATATAAAGGATGGAGTAGAGGAAGCATAGTTAACAAGAAGCCAGGAAAAAGTTACAAAATAAGGCtctaatgaatttaaaaaaagagtgTGGTGTAAAGATAAGAAGGTCATGGAGAATGAGGGAAGTATGTGAATTCAGTATGAATTCACAGCTGAAACACCACTGTTTTTCTTTCATCAGGTTTTAGGACCCTTCGGATAGGAAATATTGTGGTGGTGGTAAGATGGGGTGACATATTAAGAtcgggtcaggttggggagcatgcactggtatagcatgtTGTTGTGCCCACTGGACAACAAAAtggctcgggatcccagtttgcagcCCCCATGCTCCAAAAATGACCATAAGCTAAttttatgtttattcattgtaataaatccttaaaataaaaaaaattcagtcttaatttattacaatgaataaacataaaaTTAGCTTAAAGTGATATTGTACATCTGTGAAACCATGTCATAACCCCTGGATCGGGCTACAGTGATATGTGAAGTTGCCTAAGGTGCTTCTCTATTTTGGGGTCGCATAAAATTTTTGTAGCTTCACTTCTTTGGCCCAAGCTATAAGTAGTTTAAAATTACAT includes these proteins:
- the rpl10 gene encoding 60S ribosomal protein L10, whose product is MGRRPARCYRYCKNKPYPKSRFCRGVPDPKIRIFDLGRKKAKVDEFPLCGHMVSDEYEQLSSEALEAARICANKYMVKTCGKDGFHIRVRLHPFHVIRINKMLSCAGADRLQTGMRGAFGKPQGTVARVHIGQVIMSVRTKVQNKEHVIEALRRAKFKFPGRQKIHISKKYGFTKFNACDFDDMMAEKRLIPDGCGVKYIPNRGPLDRWRALHAA